A part of Sulfurifustis variabilis genomic DNA contains:
- a CDS encoding ABC transporter permease — protein MNHPVTSTTVIRPYHRLEAFDWRELREYRDLFYFLVLRDIKVLYAQTILGFSWAILNPLIQILVFTVIFGHVANIATDGIPYVLFSTVAIVPWTYMSEAMTASSQSLVNEQSMLGKVYFPRVIYPLTPIFAKLVDFAIAMLIIVAVLFYYRVTPTTNLLLLPALMLVMMLIPAGVGMWLSALAIRFRDVKFAMPFVIRMLIYSAPILYTASAIPDSYRLLYSLNPIVGVIEGFRAALLGTPIEWMFVLPGLATAVLLFVSGAIYFRRMERVFVDVI, from the coding sequence ATGAACCATCCCGTGACGTCCACGACGGTCATCCGTCCCTATCACCGGCTGGAGGCGTTCGACTGGCGCGAGCTGCGCGAGTACCGGGACCTCTTCTACTTCCTGGTGCTGCGGGACATCAAGGTGCTCTACGCCCAGACGATCCTCGGGTTCTCGTGGGCGATCCTCAATCCGCTCATCCAGATCCTCGTCTTCACGGTCATCTTCGGGCACGTGGCGAACATTGCCACCGACGGCATTCCCTACGTGCTGTTTTCCACCGTCGCCATCGTGCCCTGGACCTACATGTCCGAGGCGATGACGGCGTCGAGCCAGAGTCTCGTCAACGAGCAGTCCATGCTGGGCAAGGTGTACTTCCCCCGGGTGATCTACCCGCTCACGCCCATCTTCGCCAAGCTCGTGGATTTCGCCATCGCCATGCTCATCATCGTGGCGGTCCTCTTCTATTACCGCGTGACGCCGACGACGAACCTCCTCCTGCTGCCGGCGCTCATGCTGGTCATGATGCTCATTCCGGCGGGGGTGGGGATGTGGCTTTCGGCGCTCGCGATCCGGTTCCGCGACGTGAAGTTCGCCATGCCGTTCGTCATCCGCATGCTGATCTACTCGGCGCCCATCCTCTACACCGCTTCCGCGATTCCCGACAGCTACCGGCTGCTCTACTCGCTCAACCCGATCGTGGGCGTGATCGAGGGTTTCCGCGCGGCGCTCCTCGGGACGCCGATCGAGTGGATGTTCGTGCTGCCCGGGCTCGCGACCGCCGTCCTGCTGTTCGTGAGCGGCGCGATCTATTTCCGGCGGATGGAACGCGTATTCGTCGACGTGATCTGA
- a CDS encoding ABC transporter ATP-binding protein, with the protein MDNKDTAIRAEGVSKVYRIGLRDSAPDSLSGMLVDIVRSPVKNFRKYRSLYRFTSDETAAESGRSDLIWALRDVAFNVRRGEVLGIIGRNGAGKSTLLKILTRITPPTRGLVEIRGRVSSLLEVGTGFHQELTGRENIYLNGTILGMKKREVDRKFDEIVDFSGMERFLDTPVKRYSSGMAVRLAFAVAAHLEPEILIVDEVLAVGDADFQKKCIRKMKEVHTQGRTVLFVSHNMPFISMLCDRVILLQAGTVIADGPPQAVVSAYLHAGIGTPAAREWSDARSAPGADVARLRAVRIVDANRRPVTSADVTEPVGIEMTYEVVQSGRILLPSYWVYDEEGTMVFASLAQDGERFRRPSEKGRYTVTAWVPGNLLTAGTFFVTACLITRSPDSTQFDEQQVIAFNVLDNMGPGTARGDWGGDLPGVVRPLLEWTTEYSAGERSDADVRRALP; encoded by the coding sequence ATGGACAACAAGGACACGGCAATACGGGCGGAAGGGGTGAGCAAGGTCTACCGGATCGGGCTGCGCGACAGCGCGCCCGACAGCCTGAGCGGCATGCTCGTCGATATCGTCCGAAGCCCGGTCAAGAACTTCCGCAAGTATCGCTCGCTCTACCGTTTCACGTCCGACGAAACCGCCGCGGAGAGCGGACGCTCGGACCTGATCTGGGCGCTGCGCGACGTGGCGTTCAACGTCCGGCGAGGGGAGGTCCTCGGCATCATCGGGCGCAACGGCGCCGGCAAATCCACGCTGCTCAAGATCCTCACGCGCATCACGCCGCCGACGCGCGGGCTGGTCGAGATCCGCGGGCGGGTGTCGAGCCTGCTGGAGGTGGGCACGGGTTTCCACCAGGAGCTGACCGGACGGGAGAACATCTACCTGAACGGCACGATCCTCGGGATGAAGAAGCGCGAAGTGGACCGCAAGTTCGACGAGATCGTCGATTTCTCGGGGATGGAGCGGTTCCTGGACACGCCGGTCAAGCGCTACTCGAGCGGCATGGCGGTGCGGCTCGCGTTCGCCGTGGCGGCGCATCTCGAGCCCGAGATCCTGATCGTGGACGAGGTGCTCGCCGTCGGCGACGCCGACTTCCAGAAGAAGTGCATCCGGAAGATGAAGGAGGTGCACACGCAGGGCCGGACGGTGCTCTTCGTGTCCCACAACATGCCCTTCATCTCCATGCTCTGCGACCGCGTGATCCTGCTGCAGGCGGGGACCGTGATCGCCGACGGCCCGCCGCAGGCGGTCGTGAGCGCGTACCTCCACGCCGGGATCGGGACGCCCGCCGCGCGGGAGTGGTCCGACGCCCGCAGCGCGCCGGGCGCCGACGTGGCCCGGCTGCGCGCGGTGCGGATCGTGGACGCGAACCGGCGGCCGGTCACGTCGGCGGACGTCACGGAGCCGGTCGGCATCGAGATGACGTACGAGGTGGTCCAGTCGGGCCGGATCCTGCTTCCGAGCTACTGGGTCTACGACGAAGAGGGCACCATGGTCTTCGCCTCGCTCGCCCAGGACGGCGAACGGTTCCGCCGCCCGAGCGAGAAGGGCCGGTACACGGTGACCGCCTGGGTTCCGGGGAATCTGCTCACGGCGGGGACGTTCTTCGTGACCGCCTGCCTCATCACGCGAAGCCCCGACAGCACGCAGTTCGACGAGCAGCAGGTGATCGCGTTCAACGTCCTCGACAACATGGGTCCCGGCACGGCGCGAGGCGACTGGGGCGGCGATCTGCCCGGCGTCGTGCGCCCGCTCCTGGAATGGACGACGGAGTACTCGGCGGGGGAGCGATCCGACGCCGACGTCCGCCGCGCGCTGCCTTGA
- a CDS encoding class I SAM-dependent methyltransferase has protein sequence MRHYWSHGEKPRRGAHDFLWALWRWSALGFVQPDGRGAPRDALAAIRPAAKRVIRGCRRLVPGGRPSAARLGFGYGTAPLANAWFERGMPVHRHYLEQFLASSAADIRGRCLEFQEDSYSTRFGGSRVSRVDILHKEPDPRYPQATLHADLTAANDIPGGAFDCIVCTYVLHVIPDLDRFVAELHRLLADGGVLLVAVPGITITYPQYGELWRFTCEGLHRVLARSFGAAHVETRPYGNSLTAAGELRGLAVDDFTRGEIDEHDARYPLLVCARAVKAGREGAR, from the coding sequence ATGCGACATTACTGGTCACACGGTGAAAAGCCGCGCAGGGGGGCGCACGATTTTCTCTGGGCACTGTGGCGATGGAGCGCCCTGGGCTTCGTCCAGCCCGACGGCCGGGGGGCGCCGCGGGATGCGCTCGCAGCAATCCGGCCCGCCGCGAAGCGGGTGATCCGCGGATGCCGGCGTCTCGTTCCGGGCGGCCGGCCTTCGGCGGCCCGGTTGGGTTTCGGATACGGCACCGCGCCGCTCGCGAACGCCTGGTTCGAGCGCGGCATGCCGGTGCATCGCCACTACCTGGAACAGTTCCTGGCGTCGTCGGCGGCTGACATCCGCGGCCGCTGTCTCGAGTTCCAGGAGGACTCGTACTCCACCCGCTTCGGGGGCTCGCGCGTATCCCGGGTCGACATCCTGCACAAGGAACCGGATCCGCGCTACCCGCAGGCGACGCTGCATGCGGACCTCACCGCGGCGAACGACATTCCGGGGGGCGCGTTCGACTGCATCGTCTGCACCTACGTGCTGCACGTCATACCGGATCTCGATCGCTTCGTCGCCGAGCTTCACCGCCTGCTCGCCGACGGGGGCGTGCTGCTCGTCGCCGTTCCCGGCATCACGATCACCTATCCGCAATACGGGGAGCTTTGGCGGTTCACGTGCGAAGGGTTGCACCGGGTTCTCGCGCGATCGTTCGGCGCCGCGCACGTCGAAACGCGCCCGTACGGCAACTCGCTTACCGCCGCGGGCGAGCTTCGCGGCCTCGCGGTCGATGACTTTACCCGAGGCGAGATCGACGAGCACGACGCCCGCTACCCGCTGCTCGTCTGCGCGCGCGCCGTCAAGGCGGGGCGCGAGGGAGCCCGGTGA
- a CDS encoding GlcNAc-PI de-N-acetylase, with protein MGASPGTARGDGRRAALVVAHPDDEVLWFSSLLRDVDLVLFCFEEVRSRPEWTEGRRRALADYPLPGVDSLRLTESEVFNGADWRRPECTEQGLAVTRNDDSFPAFSEAVYRANFERLRRGLGERLAQGFTRVYTHNPWGEYGHEEHVQVYRAVKAVQPALGFELWVDNYCSNKSHELMLRYVNGFHSDYATAATDPGLGEQLERLYRRYGCWTWFDDYVWFTHECFQRDRDVARGEPVAGHFFPLNYLRVEAPWDREPVPRWRRVAGQLRRYLPAPVPAR; from the coding sequence ATGGGCGCTTCCCCGGGAACGGCGCGAGGCGACGGGCGTCGCGCCGCGCTCGTCGTGGCGCATCCCGACGACGAAGTGCTGTGGTTCAGCTCGTTGCTGCGCGACGTCGACCTCGTCCTCTTCTGCTTCGAGGAAGTCCGGTCGCGCCCGGAGTGGACCGAAGGCCGGCGCCGCGCGCTCGCCGATTACCCGCTGCCCGGAGTCGACTCCCTGCGGCTGACCGAGTCCGAGGTGTTCAACGGCGCCGACTGGCGCCGGCCCGAGTGCACGGAGCAGGGCCTGGCCGTGACGCGGAACGACGACTCGTTCCCGGCGTTCTCCGAAGCCGTGTACCGGGCGAACTTCGAGCGGCTGCGGCGGGGCCTCGGAGAACGACTCGCGCAGGGATTCACCCGGGTCTACACGCACAACCCCTGGGGCGAGTACGGCCACGAGGAGCACGTGCAGGTCTACCGGGCGGTCAAGGCCGTTCAGCCCGCGCTCGGTTTCGAGCTCTGGGTCGACAACTACTGCAGCAACAAATCGCACGAGCTCATGCTCCGTTACGTGAACGGCTTCCATTCCGACTACGCGACCGCGGCGACCGATCCCGGATTGGGCGAGCAGCTGGAGCGGCTCTATCGGCGATACGGTTGCTGGACCTGGTTCGACGACTATGTGTGGTTCACCCATGAGTGCTTTCAGCGCGACCGCGACGTCGCGCGCGGCGAGCCGGTGGCGGGCCATTTCTTTCCGCTCAATTATCTGCGCGTCGAGGCGCCGTGGGACCGCGAGCCGGTACCGCGGTGGCGGCGGGTGGCGGGCCAGCTCCGGCGTTATCTGCCGGCGCCGGTGCCCGCGCGCTGA
- a CDS encoding glycosyltransferase, which translates to MTLSVIMPCHNAAETIAAQLDALAGQACAAPWELIVADNGSSDGTRDIVEGYRSRIPALRWIDASAKRGPAYARNRGVEAARGDRFAFCDADDEVAPGWLAAIAQALSAHPFVVSRMDDAKLNPSWLREIWGSPEEALGPLFGFLPGAAAYGIGFTRELYARVGPFDESLRRMSDIDYSWRVQLAGYPLARVPDALVYYRHRRTVTGLFRQAYADGQAQVLLYKKHRANGMPWPPISASVRGWIGMARRLPALRRQIGRAEWLIDAGVGLGHVRGSMRHGVLAL; encoded by the coding sequence ATGACCTTGAGCGTGATCATGCCGTGCCACAACGCGGCGGAAACCATCGCGGCCCAGCTGGACGCGCTCGCCGGGCAGGCCTGTGCCGCGCCCTGGGAGCTGATCGTGGCCGACAACGGATCGAGCGACGGCACGCGGGACATCGTCGAAGGCTACCGGAGCCGGATTCCGGCGCTGCGCTGGATCGACGCGTCGGCAAAACGGGGACCGGCGTACGCGCGCAACCGCGGCGTCGAAGCGGCGCGCGGAGATCGCTTCGCGTTCTGCGATGCCGACGACGAGGTGGCGCCGGGCTGGCTTGCCGCGATCGCACAGGCCTTGTCGGCGCACCCGTTCGTGGTGAGCCGGATGGACGACGCCAAGCTGAATCCGTCGTGGCTCCGCGAAATATGGGGTTCGCCGGAGGAGGCGCTCGGTCCGCTGTTCGGATTCCTCCCGGGAGCGGCGGCGTACGGCATCGGGTTCACGCGCGAGCTCTACGCGCGCGTGGGGCCCTTCGACGAGTCCCTCCGTCGAATGTCCGACATCGATTACTCCTGGCGGGTACAGCTCGCGGGCTACCCGTTGGCCCGGGTGCCGGACGCGCTGGTGTACTACCGCCACCGCCGGACGGTGACCGGGCTTTTCCGCCAGGCCTACGCCGATGGGCAGGCCCAGGTCCTTCTCTACAAGAAGCACCGGGCGAACGGCATGCCCTGGCCGCCGATCTCGGCCAGCGTGCGCGGCTGGATCGGCATGGCCCGGCGCCTGCCGGCGCTGCGCCGGCAGATCGGGCGGGCCGAGTGGCTGATCGACGCGGGGGTCGGGTTGGGACACGTTCGGGGGAGCATGCGCCATGGCGTGCTTGCGTTGTGA
- a CDS encoding glycosyltransferase family 2 protein — MVDVKVSVIVVPRERFSETRRSLESIYRCTRMPFELVYVDGGSPAGVARYLREAARRRGFRLLRRERYLMPNEARNIGAEAASGRLLVFIDNDVVAWPGWLEALVACAEETGAWAVGPVVCIGPPGDDLIHVTRGELHEVEEGGRRRIEDAMIGINERLRDLRPSLARSPCDYVEFHCMLARREALERIGGFDEGMRTTREHIDFCLAVRREGGSIYFEPDACVTHVPPWCGFALSDLPYFLLRWNDDWARESIVHFQRKWGLPDEAQDRLIDWIVPHRRVVFERLLAPFRPRIVRERLGRPLVNGLAATLEAGLLPITRRRGRTGAPSAEGGVRFTRPAGDATAMRPPSAKMETGPDSP; from the coding sequence GTGGTTGACGTGAAGGTGTCGGTGATCGTGGTGCCGCGGGAGCGATTCAGCGAGACCCGGCGGTCGCTCGAGAGCATCTACCGGTGTACCCGGATGCCGTTCGAGCTCGTCTATGTGGACGGCGGGTCGCCCGCGGGCGTCGCACGCTACCTGCGCGAGGCCGCCCGCCGGCGGGGCTTCCGGCTGCTGCGGCGCGAACGCTATCTCATGCCGAACGAGGCCCGGAACATCGGGGCCGAGGCGGCATCGGGTCGGCTGCTCGTGTTCATCGACAACGACGTGGTCGCCTGGCCCGGCTGGCTCGAGGCGCTCGTCGCCTGCGCGGAAGAAACGGGCGCGTGGGCGGTCGGGCCGGTGGTCTGCATCGGCCCGCCGGGCGACGACCTCATCCACGTCACGCGTGGAGAGCTGCACGAGGTCGAGGAGGGCGGGCGCCGCCGGATCGAGGACGCGATGATCGGCATCAACGAGCGGCTGCGCGACCTGCGACCGTCGCTCGCCCGCAGTCCCTGCGACTACGTCGAGTTTCACTGCATGCTCGCCCGGCGCGAGGCCCTCGAGCGGATCGGCGGCTTCGACGAGGGCATGCGGACGACGCGGGAGCACATCGATTTCTGCCTGGCCGTGCGCCGCGAGGGCGGATCGATCTACTTCGAGCCGGACGCGTGCGTCACGCACGTACCCCCGTGGTGCGGGTTCGCGCTGAGCGACCTGCCGTACTTCCTGCTCCGGTGGAACGACGACTGGGCGCGGGAAAGCATCGTTCACTTTCAGCGCAAGTGGGGCCTGCCGGACGAGGCGCAGGACCGGCTGATCGACTGGATCGTGCCGCACCGGCGGGTCGTGTTCGAGCGGCTCCTGGCGCCGTTTCGTCCGCGGATCGTGCGCGAGCGGCTGGGACGGCCGCTGGTCAACGGCCTGGCGGCGACGCTGGAGGCCGGCCTGCTGCCGATCACGCGCCGGAGAGGCAGGACCGGCGCGCCTTCGGCCGAGGGCGGCGTCCGCTTCACGCGTCCCGCGGGCGACGCGACCGCGATGCGTCCGCCTTCCGCAAAAATGGAGACCGGCCCCGATTCGCCCTGA